One Sediminibacillus dalangtanensis genomic region harbors:
- the argJ gene encoding bifunctional ornithine acetyltransferase/N-acetylglutamate synthase produces MTEQVKQVAEQEVTLLPEGNIATPQGFTAGGVHCGIRKTKLDFGWVYSEVPATTAGVYTINTFQAAPLKVTQESIKSGQKIQALLVNSGIANACTGEQGLADAYQMRKWGAAAFRVPEQFTAIASTGLIGEPLPMEKIKYGIDQIQLQTNNLATRFGKAILTTDTREKAIAVEIEIDGQKISIGGAAKGSGMIHPNMATMLSFITTDAAVEEGALSSALKDITNTSFNMITVDGDTSTNDMVLMLANGKAGNQQLHEGHPDWSLFKQGLAVVCEALAKEIARDGEGATKLVEVQVEGAESDQAARAVSKAIISSNLVKTAIHGADANWGRIITAIGYSGQPVDPDKVSISLGPVLVVNNGMPVSFDEAAAKDYLLQDNVSIHTDLGSGTGKATAWGCDLSYDYVRINASYRT; encoded by the coding sequence ATGACAGAACAAGTAAAACAAGTGGCCGAACAGGAAGTGACCCTGCTGCCGGAAGGAAACATAGCCACTCCTCAGGGGTTTACCGCCGGCGGCGTCCATTGCGGCATTCGAAAAACCAAGCTGGATTTCGGCTGGGTCTACTCTGAAGTTCCCGCTACAACAGCTGGTGTTTATACAATCAACACATTCCAGGCGGCTCCGCTTAAGGTCACCCAGGAAAGCATTAAGAGCGGACAGAAAATCCAGGCACTCTTAGTCAATTCCGGCATCGCCAATGCCTGCACAGGCGAGCAAGGTCTGGCTGATGCCTATCAAATGCGGAAATGGGGAGCAGCAGCCTTCCGTGTCCCTGAGCAGTTCACGGCCATTGCATCTACAGGGTTGATCGGAGAACCCTTGCCGATGGAAAAAATCAAATACGGAATCGATCAAATCCAGCTGCAAACCAATAATCTCGCCACCCGATTCGGAAAGGCGATTTTAACAACAGACACCCGCGAAAAAGCGATTGCGGTTGAAATAGAAATCGATGGGCAAAAAATATCCATCGGAGGAGCAGCTAAAGGATCGGGAATGATCCACCCGAATATGGCCACGATGCTGAGTTTTATAACCACCGATGCAGCAGTTGAAGAAGGTGCCCTGTCATCGGCCTTGAAGGATATCACCAATACATCATTCAATATGATAACGGTGGATGGAGATACCAGTACGAATGACATGGTACTTATGCTGGCAAATGGAAAAGCGGGAAATCAGCAGCTGCATGAAGGACATCCGGACTGGTCTCTCTTCAAACAAGGGCTTGCGGTAGTCTGTGAAGCGCTGGCTAAAGAAATCGCCCGGGATGGAGAAGGAGCCACCAAATTAGTCGAGGTCCAGGTGGAAGGTGCGGAGTCAGATCAGGCGGCACGTGCCGTCAGCAAAGCCATTATTTCTTCCAATTTGGTGAAAACCGCTATTCACGGAGCAGACGCCAATTGGGGGCGGATCATTACGGCGATCGGCTACAGCGGGCAGCCTGTAGATCCCGACAAAGTCAGCATCTCGCTCGGACCTGTGTTGGTGGTTAACAATGGAATGCCTGTTTCGTTCGATGAGGCAGCGGCAAAGGACTATTTATTACAGGACAATGTGTCGATTCACACCGATTTAGGCAGCGGAACCGGCAAAGCCACCGCATGGGGTTGCGACTTGTCTTATGATTATGTACGAATAAATGCATCGTATCGGACTTGA
- the argC gene encoding N-acetyl-gamma-glutamyl-phosphate reductase, with protein MKVAIIGGTGYGAIELIRFLYNHPYAEIEAIISHSQSGQALGAVYPHTVGVVEKPLEELVVQELAERVELVFFATPPAVSKDLAPQFLEHNVKCIDLSGDFRLKSPTDYQEWYGSPAADENYLETAVYGLSEIYEEEVAGANLVANPGCYPTATLLGLLPAVQNGWIEEKSIIIDAKSGVSGAGRGTSLNAHYPEMNENLKAYKLGQHKHIPEIEQELGKMAGHPVQVTFSTHLVPMTRGIMSTIYADFTQPVSTDEMIEAYTAFYREQPFVRIRRNGELPATREVYGSNYCDIGIHADQRTGKLTIISVIDNLVKGASGQAIQNMNLLKGWDVATGLNYLPIYP; from the coding sequence GTGAAGGTAGCGATTATTGGTGGGACCGGTTACGGTGCCATCGAACTGATACGGTTTTTATATAATCATCCATATGCAGAAATTGAAGCGATTATCTCCCATTCGCAAAGCGGCCAGGCGCTTGGTGCAGTTTATCCCCATACGGTCGGGGTCGTGGAAAAGCCTTTGGAAGAACTGGTGGTACAGGAGCTGGCTGAACGTGTCGAGTTGGTCTTTTTTGCCACGCCGCCGGCTGTCAGCAAGGATTTGGCACCGCAGTTCCTGGAGCATAACGTAAAATGCATTGATCTCTCTGGAGATTTTCGCCTGAAGTCCCCGACGGACTATCAAGAATGGTACGGTTCCCCTGCTGCTGATGAAAACTATTTGGAAACAGCGGTTTATGGATTAAGCGAAATTTATGAGGAGGAAGTTGCAGGTGCAAATCTGGTAGCCAATCCGGGCTGTTATCCGACCGCCACATTGCTCGGACTGCTGCCAGCGGTTCAAAACGGCTGGATAGAAGAAAAATCGATTATCATCGATGCCAAATCGGGTGTTTCCGGTGCTGGACGCGGAACATCGCTAAATGCACATTATCCGGAAATGAATGAAAACTTGAAAGCTTATAAACTAGGACAACATAAACACATACCGGAAATAGAACAAGAGCTTGGAAAAATGGCCGGTCACCCGGTGCAAGTGACTTTTTCCACTCACCTGGTACCGATGACGAGGGGGATTATGAGTACGATTTATGCTGACTTTACACAGCCGGTTTCTACTGATGAGATGATCGAAGCATACACAGCGTTTTATCGAGAGCAGCCGTTTGTGCGTATCCGTAGGAATGGGGAACTGCCGGCAACAAGAGAGGTATATGGAAGCAACTACTGTGACATCGGCATTCACGCAGATCAAAGGACGGGGAAATTGACCATCATTTCGGTCATCGACAACTTGGTCAAGGGAGCTTCAGGCCAGGCCATTCAAAATATGAATCTATTGAAAGGCTGGGACGTTGCAACCGGTTTAAACTATTTACCTATTTATCCTTAA
- a CDS encoding NADP-dependent oxidoreductase, with translation MAENQEIQLVKRPEAMPTEEHIRIVDTEMPEPAKEEALLKTVYVSVDPYMRGRMSSAKSYIEPFALNKAISGGVIAQVVESNAESLQPGDVVTGTLPWAKYSTASAEKLRKINPELGPVTTSLGVLGMPGLTAYFGLTDIGNPKAGETVVVSAAAGAVGSIVVQIAKIYGAHVVGIAGSEEKTRYLTEELGADKAINYKTDNLSEALAESCPDGVDVYFDNVGGEVSDAVYPLLNDHARIPQCGSIATYNDPNAHGPRLQMHIVKSRALIKGFIVGDYQPRFKEGFTKLAEWVNNRELTYKETIKTGFEQIPEAFFGLFTGENIGKQLVKTAEIE, from the coding sequence ATGGCGGAAAATCAAGAAATCCAATTAGTGAAAAGACCAGAAGCAATGCCGACTGAAGAACATATTCGCATAGTGGATACGGAAATGCCGGAGCCCGCGAAAGAGGAGGCACTGCTAAAGACCGTTTACGTGTCGGTCGATCCGTATATGAGAGGCCGTATGAGTAGCGCTAAGTCTTATATAGAACCATTTGCCCTGAACAAAGCAATCAGCGGTGGAGTGATTGCGCAGGTAGTAGAATCTAATGCAGAAAGCCTTCAGCCTGGGGATGTTGTCACCGGAACATTGCCGTGGGCAAAATATTCCACAGCGTCCGCTGAAAAACTCAGAAAAATAAATCCGGAGCTAGGACCGGTCACTACTTCCTTAGGTGTTTTAGGTATGCCTGGATTAACTGCCTATTTCGGTCTTACCGATATCGGAAATCCGAAAGCAGGGGAAACGGTCGTCGTTTCAGCTGCAGCTGGAGCTGTTGGATCGATTGTCGTACAAATTGCGAAAATCTATGGAGCTCATGTAGTGGGAATCGCCGGGAGTGAAGAAAAAACCCGCTATCTGACTGAAGAATTAGGAGCAGACAAGGCCATTAATTATAAAACCGATAACCTGTCGGAAGCTTTGGCTGAATCTTGTCCAGACGGTGTCGATGTTTATTTTGACAATGTCGGTGGAGAAGTGTCGGATGCTGTATATCCCCTGCTGAATGATCACGCAAGAATCCCCCAATGCGGGTCCATTGCTACATACAATGACCCGAACGCCCATGGGCCGCGGTTGCAAATGCACATCGTCAAATCGCGGGCATTGATCAAAGGGTTTATTGTCGGTGATTACCAGCCCCGGTTTAAGGAAGGCTTTACAAAGCTTGCAGAGTGGGTCAACAACAGGGAATTGACGTATAAAGAAACGATCAAAACCGGCTTCGAACAAATCCCCGAAGCATTTTTCGGCCTGTTCACAGGAGAAAACATAGGCAAACAGCTAGTTAAAACTGCTGAAATAGAATAA
- a CDS encoding C39 family peptidase has protein sequence MIAYGNKLYATADFLRQLDIPIAKQEQADDPLFVLDIPEEKAELPLDVPLIEQMAAPRLYNGCEVTSLAMILNYHGIEVTKNELAENVHVVPLTYENGLKGDPNEGFVGNMADGPGLGVYHGPILDLAKQYVGDRAVDLTGSSPDAIYQSLDKGLPVWIITTTSFAPVGGFETWQTPNGEIEVTFSLHSVAVTGYEDDYVYINDPYGGKNKQIDRDNFEKAWEQMGSQAIVIEE, from the coding sequence GTGATTGCCTATGGCAATAAACTTTATGCCACTGCAGACTTCCTGAGGCAGCTCGATATCCCAATAGCAAAACAGGAGCAAGCCGATGATCCTTTATTCGTTCTGGACATCCCGGAAGAAAAAGCGGAATTGCCACTGGATGTGCCGCTAATCGAACAGATGGCGGCACCCCGGCTGTACAATGGCTGCGAGGTAACGAGTCTTGCCATGATCTTGAATTATCATGGCATAGAAGTAACGAAAAATGAACTTGCTGAGAACGTCCATGTCGTCCCGCTTACTTATGAAAACGGGTTGAAGGGAGATCCGAATGAAGGTTTTGTCGGAAACATGGCGGACGGTCCGGGCCTCGGTGTTTATCATGGTCCAATACTGGATTTAGCCAAACAATATGTTGGTGACAGAGCAGTCGATTTAACTGGCAGCAGCCCTGATGCAATCTATCAATCATTGGATAAAGGGCTTCCTGTATGGATCATTACCACTACCTCCTTCGCTCCTGTCGGCGGTTTTGAAACCTGGCAGACTCCGAATGGAGAAATAGAAGTGACATTCAGCCTTCACAGCGTGGCTGTAACCGGCTATGAGGACGACTACGTATATATCAATGACCCTTATGGAGGCAAAAACAAACAGATAGACCGGGACAATTTTGAAAAAGCCTGGGAACAAATGGGCAGTCAGGCAATCGTTATTGAAGAATAA
- a CDS encoding fumarylacetoacetate hydrolase family protein: protein MKLASYTYKHKFGETRIGAIHGDRIIDLQEAHRQFLLSRNEEMDAILLPSNPTAFYRLGHTGIRRAQTAYTYAVEHQVASTEVERFGVKLELPVPNPGKIICIGTNYADHVKEMKSTIPEHPVLFAKFANALIGPEDSIEKSSATEKLDYEVELAVVIGKRAKKVARKEADQYIAGYTIANDISARDLQKRTPQWLQGKTLDRSTPIGPWIVTVDEIQDPGKLGVKSYINGEQRQSSNTSELIFDVPYLVSFLSELMTLEPGDIILTGTPHGVGFAMDPPTFLKAGDRVTMEIEGIGMMENYVIDQDA from the coding sequence ATGAAGCTGGCCAGTTATACATATAAACACAAGTTTGGAGAAACACGTATTGGTGCTATCCACGGTGATCGGATTATTGATCTCCAGGAAGCCCACAGGCAATTCCTTCTGTCGCGTAATGAAGAAATGGACGCAATCCTACTGCCATCCAATCCTACTGCTTTCTATCGTCTCGGCCATACGGGCATCCGTCGCGCGCAAACGGCATACACATATGCAGTGGAGCACCAAGTGGCAAGCACTGAAGTGGAACGATTTGGAGTAAAGCTCGAGCTTCCGGTTCCTAATCCGGGGAAAATCATTTGTATCGGCACTAATTATGCAGATCATGTAAAAGAAATGAAGAGTACCATTCCCGAACATCCGGTGTTGTTTGCCAAATTTGCCAATGCTCTAATTGGTCCGGAAGACAGTATCGAAAAATCATCGGCCACGGAAAAACTCGACTACGAAGTAGAACTTGCTGTGGTAATCGGCAAGCGCGCGAAGAAAGTTGCCAGAAAGGAAGCGGATCAATACATTGCGGGCTATACAATCGCCAATGACATCTCAGCTCGTGATTTACAAAAACGGACACCGCAGTGGCTACAGGGAAAGACACTCGACAGGAGTACACCAATTGGTCCCTGGATCGTAACAGTCGATGAGATACAGGATCCTGGTAAACTGGGAGTGAAATCATATATCAATGGCGAGCAGCGTCAATCCTCCAATACCAGCGAGCTGATTTTCGATGTACCGTATCTCGTTTCCTTCCTATCGGAGCTAATGACACTGGAACCAGGTGATATTATTTTGACAGGCACCCCGCATGGTGTCGGTTTTGCGATGGATCCGCCGACATTCCTGAAAGCAGGAGACCGGGTCACGATGGAAATCGAAGGCATCGGGATGATGGAAAACTATGTAATCGATCAAGATGCATAA
- a CDS encoding BglG family transcription antiterminator, translating into MNSRTITILRELMAARSPLTSDYLASINQVTSRTTREDVKQLDGTLSHNGAVVESIRGTGYKLHIKDDQKFRKFLQEVLEEETDEAPLVPDLPEERTAYLIRRLLLTDNYLKLDDLAEEMHISKSTIQNDLKNAKKILANYDIHLESRPNYGLKVTGSELKLRFCMAEYIFDRSEEAGQRLLNDQLTSLAKEDLTVIWKIIMNQIKENGLTLSDIAINNLFIHLAIAYQRIKNGYHVSLYHKDLDDILDKKEYQVAEKIVGRVEESFQVVFPQTEIAYIAIHLLGTKMLYQTGMEVDQVMEDDIYQVVMSILDRIEEKLALGIRQDQELIISLGLHLKPAINRYKYGMNIRNPMLEDIKTNYPLAFEAGLIAGLVLEEYTDAKIDENEIGYLALHIGAAIERQKLKTGPKRCLVVCASGMGSAQLLFYKLKSQFGEKLDVVGTTEYYRLNQASFQDIDFIVSSIPISEQLPVPVIEVNTILGDTDLKKIETYVADPKQSIADYFKQDLIFLQKDFASKQEVLEFFADTLTERKLVDETFLAAVEEREAVAPTAFGNLVAVPHPITPQSNQTFLAFCTLKRAIDWSGKRVQFVCLLSVEKDSTADLQSMYDLLGRVIDDPAIVQKLLKARDYEAFIDVLPK; encoded by the coding sequence ATGAACTCCCGGACCATTACCATACTGCGTGAATTAATGGCAGCCCGATCGCCGCTGACAAGTGACTATTTGGCCAGTATCAATCAAGTGACATCCAGGACGACAAGGGAAGATGTGAAGCAGCTCGACGGCACACTCTCCCATAACGGCGCAGTAGTCGAATCGATTCGCGGAACTGGATACAAGCTTCATATCAAGGATGATCAAAAGTTCCGCAAATTCCTTCAAGAGGTTTTAGAAGAGGAAACAGATGAAGCCCCGCTCGTTCCTGATCTTCCAGAGGAACGGACAGCTTACCTGATCAGGCGGCTGCTGCTTACAGACAATTATTTGAAGCTGGATGACTTGGCAGAAGAAATGCATATCAGTAAATCGACGATTCAAAATGATTTAAAAAATGCGAAAAAAATATTGGCTAACTATGATATCCACTTGGAAAGCCGTCCTAATTATGGCCTGAAGGTCACCGGCAGTGAATTAAAGCTTCGGTTTTGCATGGCTGAGTATATTTTCGATCGCAGTGAAGAGGCTGGCCAAAGGCTGTTGAATGACCAGCTGACTTCCCTAGCGAAGGAAGATTTGACGGTCATTTGGAAGATCATCATGAATCAAATCAAAGAAAACGGGCTCACCTTGTCTGATATCGCCATCAATAATTTATTCATTCATTTGGCAATCGCTTATCAACGGATCAAAAATGGATACCATGTTTCTCTATATCATAAAGATTTGGATGACATTCTCGACAAAAAAGAATACCAGGTTGCCGAAAAAATCGTCGGGCGGGTCGAGGAAAGCTTTCAAGTCGTTTTCCCGCAAACAGAGATCGCCTATATAGCCATTCACTTGTTGGGGACAAAAATGTTATACCAAACCGGTATGGAAGTCGATCAGGTGATGGAGGATGATATTTATCAAGTGGTGATGAGCATCCTCGACCGTATAGAAGAAAAACTTGCACTTGGCATCAGGCAGGATCAAGAGCTGATCATCAGTCTTGGCCTTCATTTAAAGCCAGCCATCAATCGGTATAAGTACGGAATGAATATTCGGAACCCCATGTTGGAGGATATCAAAACCAATTACCCGCTGGCTTTTGAAGCAGGTCTTATCGCGGGTCTTGTGCTCGAAGAATACACCGATGCCAAAATTGATGAAAATGAAATTGGCTACTTGGCGCTTCATATCGGAGCGGCCATCGAAAGGCAAAAGCTGAAAACAGGACCGAAGCGATGCCTGGTTGTTTGCGCCTCGGGGATGGGTAGTGCACAATTACTGTTTTATAAGCTGAAGTCCCAATTCGGGGAGAAGCTAGACGTCGTCGGGACGACAGAGTACTACAGGTTGAATCAGGCGTCTTTTCAAGATATCGATTTTATTGTAAGCTCGATTCCGATTTCTGAGCAACTTCCGGTGCCTGTCATCGAAGTGAACACAATACTCGGTGACACCGATTTGAAGAAAATCGAGACGTATGTAGCCGATCCGAAACAAAGTATCGCCGATTATTTTAAGCAGGACCTGATTTTTTTACAGAAGGACTTCGCTTCCAAGCAGGAGGTTCTGGAGTTTTTCGCTGATACTTTGACTGAAAGAAAATTGGTGGACGAGACGTTCCTTGCGGCAGTGGAAGAGAGGGAAGCTGTGGCGCCTACAGCATTCGGGAATCTGGTGGCAGTCCCCCATCCCATCACGCCGCAATCGAATCAAACGTTTCTGGCTTTTTGCACATTGAAGCGAGCAATTGACTGGAGCGGGAAGCGCGTGCAATTTGTCTGCCTGCTCAGTGTGGAGAAGGACAGCACAGCCGATTTACAGTCGATGTATGATTTGCTCGGCAGGGTGATCGATGATCCTGCTATTGTGCAAAAATTATTGAAAGCACGGGACTATGAAGCATTCATTGATGTGCTCCCTAAATAA
- a CDS encoding 6-phospho-beta-glucosidase: MTGIKVVTIGGGSSYTPELVEGFIKRYNELPIRELCLVDIPEGKEKLETVGALAKRMVKKAGVPMEIKLSYDRKEALPGADFVTTQIRVGLLEARAKDEKIPLKYDVIGQETNGPGGLFKGLRTIPVILDICKDIEALCPDAWLINFSNPAGMVTEAVLRYSNITKTVGLCNVPIGMRMSVAEMLEVEPDRVHIDFAGLNHMVFGLHVYLDGEEVTGLVLDKLTSGESMTMKNIVDLGWEPEFLQALKVLPCPYHRYYYQTDKMLNQEKKEANEAGSRAEVVQQLEKELFELYSDPELTIKPPQLEERGGAYYSDAACSLIDSIYNNRGDIQPVNTRNNGAIAGIPAESAVEVNCVITKDGPKPIQVGELPVPVQGLVQQIKSFERTAAEAAVTGDYNTALLAMTINPLVPSDTVAKQILDEMLEAHKAHLPQFFQTVV, encoded by the coding sequence ATGACTGGTATCAAAGTGGTGACGATCGGCGGAGGATCAAGCTACACACCTGAGTTGGTAGAAGGATTTATCAAGCGGTACAACGAGCTTCCGATCAGGGAACTGTGTCTCGTCGATATTCCAGAAGGAAAAGAAAAGCTCGAAACAGTAGGCGCACTTGCCAAGCGGATGGTGAAAAAGGCAGGTGTCCCGATGGAAATCAAGCTTTCCTATGACCGAAAGGAGGCACTGCCTGGAGCAGATTTTGTCACGACCCAAATTCGGGTGGGGTTGCTGGAGGCTCGTGCTAAAGACGAAAAAATACCACTCAAGTATGATGTGATCGGACAGGAGACCAATGGTCCCGGCGGTTTGTTTAAAGGCTTGCGAACGATCCCGGTGATACTGGACATATGCAAGGATATAGAGGCGTTATGCCCCGATGCCTGGCTAATTAACTTTTCTAATCCAGCCGGGATGGTGACAGAAGCGGTCTTGCGTTACAGCAACATCACAAAAACGGTCGGGCTTTGCAACGTGCCGATCGGAATGCGGATGAGCGTGGCAGAAATGCTGGAGGTGGAGCCGGATCGGGTACACATCGATTTTGCCGGCCTGAATCATATGGTGTTCGGACTCCATGTTTATCTTGATGGAGAGGAAGTTACCGGCCTGGTACTGGATAAACTGACTAGCGGAGAAAGCATGACCATGAAAAACATCGTCGATCTCGGCTGGGAGCCGGAATTCCTCCAGGCATTGAAAGTCCTTCCATGTCCGTATCATCGTTATTATTATCAAACCGATAAAATGCTGAACCAGGAGAAAAAAGAAGCAAACGAAGCGGGCTCGCGCGCAGAGGTAGTCCAGCAGCTGGAAAAGGAATTGTTTGAACTGTACAGCGACCCAGAACTGACGATCAAGCCTCCACAGCTGGAAGAGCGGGGAGGAGCTTATTACAGTGATGCCGCCTGTAGTCTGATTGACTCGATTTACAACAATCGAGGGGATATCCAGCCAGTCAATACGAGAAACAACGGAGCAATTGCCGGCATCCCTGCAGAATCTGCAGTAGAAGTGAATTGTGTGATCACCAAGGACGGACCGAAACCGATTCAGGTAGGTGAATTGCCGGTTCCAGTACAAGGGCTTGTTCAGCAAATCAAATCGTTCGAGCGGACAGCTGCTGAAGCTGCTGTGACCGGTGATTACAATACAGCGCTGCTTGCCATGACCATTAACCCGTTAGTACCGTCCGACACGGTTGCCAAACAGATTCTCGATGAAATGCTGGAAGCGCATAAAGCACACTTGCCACAATTTTTTCAAACAGTAGTATAA
- a CDS encoding glycoside hydrolase family 1 protein: MSVQYKFPEGFWWGSATSATQIEGAAKEGGKGRNIWDEWYDQESNRFFEGVGPQTTSDFYHRYKEDVQLMKQIGHNTFRLSISWSRLIPGGRGEVNQEAVTFYNNVIDELIANDIEPFVNLYHFDMPLELQNEGGWESRAVVEAYAEYAKHAFRLFGDRVSKWFTFNEPIVPVEGGYLYDFHYPNVVDAKRAAQVAYHTMVAHAKAVETFRTFAIKEGKIGIILNLTPSYPRSQNPADLRASRIADLFFNRSFLDPSVLGEYPQELIDILEEHGQLPVTEHGDKQLIKNNTVDLLGVNYYQPRRVKAKETLPNPYSPFMPEWFFDHYEMPGRKMNKYRGWEIYEKGIYDIMMNLKENYGNIESFISENGMGVQDEDRFIENGQIQDDYRIEFIKGHLEWLHKAIEEGANTKGYHLWSFMDNWSWMNAYKNRYGFFSVDIETKERTPKKSAEWIKQVAENNGF, from the coding sequence ATGTCTGTTCAATACAAATTTCCGGAAGGATTCTGGTGGGGAAGCGCTACCTCTGCCACGCAAATCGAAGGAGCTGCCAAGGAAGGCGGCAAAGGCCGAAATATTTGGGACGAATGGTATGATCAAGAGTCGAACCGTTTTTTTGAAGGAGTAGGACCACAGACCACTTCTGATTTCTATCATCGCTATAAAGAAGACGTCCAGCTGATGAAGCAAATCGGCCACAATACGTTTCGTCTATCGATTTCCTGGTCCCGTCTTATCCCCGGAGGTCGCGGGGAAGTGAATCAGGAGGCAGTCACCTTTTATAACAATGTAATCGATGAATTGATTGCCAACGACATTGAACCGTTTGTCAATTTGTATCATTTTGACATGCCGTTGGAACTGCAAAACGAGGGCGGTTGGGAAAGCAGAGCGGTCGTCGAGGCTTATGCTGAATATGCCAAGCATGCTTTCCGTTTGTTTGGCGACCGGGTCAGCAAATGGTTTACGTTTAACGAACCAATTGTGCCGGTTGAGGGTGGTTATCTGTATGATTTTCATTATCCGAACGTAGTCGATGCCAAGCGGGCAGCACAGGTTGCTTATCATACGATGGTGGCGCATGCCAAGGCGGTAGAGACGTTCCGCACCTTTGCTATCAAAGAAGGAAAAATCGGTATCATCTTGAATTTGACTCCTTCTTACCCGAGGAGCCAGAATCCTGCTGACTTAAGGGCCTCCCGGATTGCCGATTTGTTCTTTAACCGCAGTTTCCTCGATCCATCTGTTTTAGGGGAATATCCACAAGAATTGATCGATATCCTTGAGGAACATGGCCAGTTGCCTGTGACAGAACATGGCGATAAGCAATTGATCAAAAACAACACAGTGGATCTGCTTGGTGTTAACTATTATCAGCCTCGTCGTGTCAAAGCGAAAGAAACACTGCCTAACCCTTACAGTCCGTTTATGCCGGAATGGTTCTTTGATCATTACGAGATGCCGGGCCGGAAAATGAACAAATATCGCGGCTGGGAGATTTACGAAAAAGGTATTTACGATATCATGATGAATCTGAAAGAAAACTATGGCAACATCGAATCCTTCATATCTGAAAACGGAATGGGTGTCCAGGACGAGGATCGCTTTATCGAAAACGGTCAAATCCAGGATGATTATCGGATAGAATTTATTAAAGGTCATCTAGAATGGCTTCATAAAGCAATCGAAGAAGGGGCCAATACAAAAGGCTATCATTTATGGTCATTCATGGATAATTGGTCCTGGATGAATGCTTATAAGAATAGATATGGATTCTTTTCCGTAGATATAGAAACAAAAGAAAGAACACCGAAGAAAAGTGCTGAGTGGATCAAACAAGTTGCAGAAAATAATGGCTTTTAA
- a CDS encoding PTS lactose/cellobiose transporter subunit IIA has product MDNLTEIAFQIILYAGNGKSSAMEAIQEAKEGNFTEADRLIEEAGEELGKAHGYQTKLLQEEASGEGASVNVILVHSQDHLMTSMTVRDLAVEIIEIYRHK; this is encoded by the coding sequence ATGGATAACTTAACAGAAATTGCTTTTCAAATCATCTTGTACGCTGGAAATGGCAAGTCGAGTGCCATGGAAGCAATCCAGGAGGCAAAAGAAGGAAATTTTACTGAAGCCGACCGTCTCATCGAAGAAGCAGGCGAGGAGCTTGGCAAAGCGCACGGTTATCAAACAAAATTGCTTCAAGAAGAAGCAAGCGGGGAGGGGGCTTCTGTGAATGTGATTCTCGTGCATTCACAGGACCACCTGATGACCTCGATGACCGTGAGAGATTTAGCCGTGGAAATCATCGAAATCTATCGACACAAGTAA